In Mixophyes fleayi isolate aMixFle1 chromosome 11, aMixFle1.hap1, whole genome shotgun sequence, one DNA window encodes the following:
- the LOC142106650 gene encoding olfactory receptor 5V1-like: MDGHNFTALSEFVLAGLSDIRELQIFHFMIFLCIYIITVNGNIYIILAYRFSLNLHTPMYFFLANFSFLDICYISATVPNLLSNFLSEHKTISVYGCVIQMYCFLLLGGTECYILAVMAYDRYNAICHPLLYSIIMNKLKCRQLVIGSWTIGAANSLIHTVLTFSLSFCSNKINHFFCDIPPVLELSCTNTWTNELAVFIISGFVIIGSFILIMFSYIQIISSILQIRSTSSRKKTFSTCTSHLIVVTIYYGSGIFMYFRPKSSYGMDQDRLVSVMYTVIAPMLNPFVYSLRNSEVKSAMRKILYHLMHL, from the coding sequence ATGGATGGACACAATTTTACAGCTCTATCGGAATTTGTTTTAGCCGGACTCTCTGACATACGGGAACTCCAAATTTTCCATTTCATGATATTTTTGTGTATCTATATAATTACAGtgaatggaaatatatatataattcttgcCTATAGATTCAGTCTGAATCTTCACACCCCAATGTACTTTTTTCTTGCCAACTTCTCTTTTCTGGATATATGTTATATCTCAGCCACTGTTCCAAATTTGTTGTCGAACTTCCTATCAGAACATAAAACAATCTCTGTATATGGCTGTGTTATACAGATGTACTGTTTTTTGCTTTTGGGTGGAACAGAATGCTATATTCTCGCAGTCATGGCTTATGATCGATATAACGCTATATGTCATCCTCTTTTATATAGCATTATtatgaataaattaaaatgtagacagcTTGTCATTGGCTCATGGACAATCGGGGCAGCAaattctctcatacacactgtcCTCACATTCTCTTTGTCTTTCTGTAGCAATAAAATTAACCATTTCTTTTGTGATATTCCACCAGTTCTTGAACTGTCCTGTACAAACACCTGGACCAATGAGCTTGCTGTTTTCATCATTAGTGGATTTGTCATTATCGGttcttttatattaataatgttttccTACATTCAGATCATCTCATCAATTCTCCAGATCCGTTCAACTTCCAGTAGGAAAAAAACGTTTTCAACCTGCACTTCTCACTTAATAGTCGTTACTATATATTACGGTTCTggaatttttatgtattttagacCCAAATCAAGTTATGGAATGGATCAGGATAGACTGGTCTCTGTCATGTATACTGTTATTGCACCGATGTTAAACCCTTTTGTGTACAGTCTGAGAAATAGTGAAGTGAAGTCAGCTATGAGAAAGATATTGTATCACTTAATGCATTTGTAA
- the LOC142106649 gene encoding olfactory receptor 5V1-like, which produces MDRKNQTAIKEFILFGFSEAPALQLVLFTVFFFIYFITVMGNTLIVLAYTFASNLHTPMYFFLANFSFLEICYISATVPKMLSNFLSESKTISFLGCVMQMYCFLLLGGTECIMLAVMAYDRYNAICHPLLYGIIMKKSICIWLIAVSWISGAVNSLIHTVLTFMLSFCGANKINHFFCDIPPVMQLACTATRINEIVLLVACGCVIVSSFILTIISYTHIISTILNIKSTSGRNKAFSTCSSHLIVVTMFYGSAIFMYFRPKSSYSMDQDRVISALYAFIAPVLNPFIYSLRNSDMKTAVKKIVCQIFVSQRY; this is translated from the coding sequence ATGGACAGAAAGAATCAAACTGCAATAAAAGAATTTATTCTTTTTGGATTTTCGGAGGCTCCTGCTCTACAGCTTGTCCTGttcacagtgtttttttttatctattttattacTGTGATGGGAAATACATTGATAGTCCTTGCATATACCTTTGCTTCAAACCTTCACACTCCAATGTACTTCTTTCTCGCCAACTTCTCCTTTCTAGAGATATGTTACATTTCCGCCACGGTTCCCAAAATGTTGTCGAACTTCCTATCGGAAAGTAAAACTATCTCGTTTTTAGGTTGTGTCATGCAGATGTACTGTTTTTTGCTTTTGGGTGGAACAGAGTGCATTATGCTGGCAGTAATGGCTTATGATCGCTATAACGCTATATGTCATCCGCTTTTATACGGTATCATTATGAAAAAAAGTATTTGCATTTGGCTTATAGCCGTGTCATGGATCAGCGGTGCCGTAAACTCTCTGATACACACAGTCCTGACATTCATGTTGTCCTTCTGTGGAGCGAATAAGATCAACCATTTTTTCTGTGACATCCCACCTGTCATGCAGCTAGCATGCACAGCTACGAGGATCAATGAAATTGTCCTTCTTGTGGCATGTGGATGTGTCATTGTCAGCTCCTTTATATTAACCATCATCTCTTACACACATATCATTTCAACAATTCTGAATATAAAGTCAACTTCAGGGAGGAATAAAGCTTTTTCAACCTGCAGCTCTCACCTTATAGTTGTGACTATGTTTTATGGTTCtgctatttttatgtattttagacCAAAGTCGAGCTATTCCATGGATCAGGACAGAGTAATTTCTGCTCTGTATGCCTTCATTGCCCCGGTGCTAAACCCATTTATATACAGCCTTAGGAATAGTGACATGAAAACAGCTGTCAAAAAAATAGTGTGTCAAATATTTGTAAGTCAGAGATATTAA
- the LOC142106651 gene encoding olfactory receptor 5V1-like, with amino-acid sequence MNVNQTIPTEFILLGFSNLHALQLLLFPLFLCIYIVTVGGNVSIIITYTLSPRLHTPMYFYLANFSFLEIFYVTSTVPNMLSGLLSEHKVISYYGCATQIYCILLLGGTECCILAAMAYDRYNAICHPLLYTIIMNKIVCIEHVVASWLAGALNALIHTAFTFSLPFCGSNQINHFFCDVPPVLELSCKDTWTNELVIFVVGGCVVISSFILTTISYIRIISTILQIRSTSGRKKTFSTCTSHVIVITIFYGSVIFMYFRPKSSYGMEQDRAVSLMYTVIAPLLNPFIYSLRNTEVKSGIINVLFRLTKCL; translated from the coding sequence ATGAATGTAAATCAGACCATTCCAACAGAATTTATTCTTCTGGGATTCTCCAATTTACATGCTCtacaacttttgctttttccattatttctttgtatttatattgttaCTGTGGGCGGAAATGTGTCTATAATCATCACATACACGCTAAGTCCAAGGCTTCACACCCCTATGTATTTCTACCTTGCTAATTTCTCCTTTCTGGAAATATTTTATGTCACCTCTACAGTTCCCAACATGTTGtcaggtttgttatcagaacataAAGTGATCTCTTACTATGGTTGTGCTACACAAATATATTGTATCTTACTGTTGGGTGGAACCGAGTGCTGTATTCTAGCAGCTATGGCGTACGATCGGTATAACGCCATCTGTCACCCCCTATTATATACTATCATAATGAATAAAATTGTTTGCATTGAACATGTAGTGGCGTCATGGCTTGCTGGTGCGCTAAATGCTTTAATACACACAGCCTTCACGTTTTCTTTACCATTTTGTGGATCTAACCAAATAAACCATTTCTTCTGTGACGTTCCACCAGTTCTAGAGCTGTCATGTAAAGACACCTGGACCAATGAACTTGTTATATTTGTGGTTGGCGGCTGTGTTGTTATTTCTTCATTCATACTAACAACGATTTCTTACATTCGGATCATCTCAACTATTCTCCAGATCCGTTCAACTTCTGGGAGGAAGAAAACTTTCTCAACCTGCACTTCTCACGTAATAGTCATTACTATATTTTATGGTTCtgtcatttttatgtattttagacCCAAGTCAAGTTATGGAATGGAGCAAGACAGAGCGGTCTCTTTAATGTATACAGTTATTGCTCCACTCTTAAACCCTTTCATATATAGTCTAAGAAACACAGAAGTAAAATCAGGTATCATAAATGTATTGTTTCGACTAACAAAATGTTTATGA